From the Hylaeus volcanicus isolate JK05 chromosome 4, UHH_iyHylVolc1.0_haploid, whole genome shotgun sequence genome, one window contains:
- the LOC128875753 gene encoding serine protease inhibitor swm-1-like, with amino-acid sequence MSRYVFALVLLVVVAVGVSAFPSEQPCPENMFWSGLGRMCEPSCEDPSFRLCGAPLDFACRCMEGFFRDGDRCIPLSECPKH; translated from the exons ATGTCTCGTTACGTTTTCGCTCTCGTCCTTCTGGTTGTGGTTGCTG TGGGTGTAAGCGCTTTCCCATCGGAGCAACCATGCCCTGAAAATATGTTCTGGTCAGGCCTTGGAAGAATGTGCGAGCCAAGCTGCGAAGATCCGTCGTTCAGACTCTGTGGC GCTCCTCTCGACTTTGCCTGCCGCTGTATGGAGGGCTTCTTCAGAGACGGAGATAGGTGTATTCCCTTGTCAGAATGTCCAAAACACTAG